From the genome of Podospora bellae-mahoneyi strain CBS 112042 chromosome 2, whole genome shotgun sequence:
aaggtgatggggaggggttggagctgGGAGTTGTGGTGCTTATCTTATCGCCCAGCACTCACCTTATCGATAGCAGAGCAGCAAGCCAAAAGTGAATGGCAGGAGCAGGCAAAAACGCACGGCCCTCCGAGCCCTAAGGTCCGTGCAGCCAATCATGCCCCGCAATGAGTGCCCCACAGGTCTAGTTTTTCCGCTGATGGGAGGTGCGCTGCAGCCCACACAACGAATTTCAATTTTGATTCCGAAGCAGAGAAACCCAAACTCGTGTCCTCGATTGCACGGTCTCCATCACTAACCAAGCAGCACTTCCCGTCACCGAAGACATTGCTGCGTCAAGATGGCTGTTGGCAAGTACGTTGAACCCCTCGAAAACCGATTTTCTCTGCGATACCCACGATTTTCCTCGACTTCGCGATACAATTCGGCCGCCTGGTGGTGGATTCTGgacttgatgatggctgaCCATCGTCCACAGGAACAAGAGACTgtccaagggcaagaagggccTTAAGAAGAAGGCCCAGGACCCCTTCGCCCGCAAGGACTGGTACGGCATCAAGGTACGTCGCGACATAATCGAGTTTCGGTCGAGGCAGCGAGGCTAACAAATAATCAAATCACAGGCCCCCGCGCCTTTCGCCATCAGAGAGTAAGCTTTGAAATCCCGAACACCACAAATCGCCGCGAGACGAGCAGGCAGGAACCCGAGCAGCGATTCTAACAAGCGATTTCAGCGTCGGCAAGACCCTCGTCAACAGAACCACTGGTCTCAAGAATGCCAACGATGCTCTGAAGGGCCGCATCGTCGAGGTTTCTCTGGCCGATCTCCAGAAGGATGAGGACCACGCTTTCCGCAAGGTCAAGCTCCGTGTCGATGAGGTCCAGGGCAAGAACTGCCTCACCAACTTCCACGGCCTTGACTTCACCTCCGACAAGCTCCGCTCGCTCGTCCGCAAGTGGCAGACTCTGATCGAGGCCAACGTCACCGTCCAGACCACCGACCactacctcctccgcctcttcGCCATCGCTTTCACCAAGCGCCGCCCCAACCAGATCAAGAAGACCACCTATGCCGCTTCTTCCCAAATCCGTGCCATCCGCAAGAAGATGACCGAGATCATCCAGCGCGAGGCTTCCAGCTGCACCCTCCAGCAGCTCACCTCGAAGCTTATCCCCGAGGTTATCGGCCGCGAGATCGAGAAGGCCACCCAGGGCATCTACCCTCTCCAGAACGTATGTGGAATTTTAAGCGACGGGGAACAGAAGCACGGCGGGGTAGCTAACATGTCACTTTCAGGTCCACATCCGCAAggtcaagctcctcaaggctCCCAAGTTCGACCTCGGTGCCCTCATGGCTCTCCACGGCGAGTCCAGCACCGATGATGCTGGCCAGAAGGTTGAGCGCGAGTTCAAGGAGACGGTCCTTGAGTCCGTATAAagggttggttgtttttgggaaCGCAAAGGGCAGGGTTTTCATCAGCAATACCTCTGGGGCACTGGGATTGCTTTCGTTGCATTTGGCGCGTATTATGGAACAGTAGTCAAGGG
Proteins encoded in this window:
- the RPS1 gene encoding ribosomal 40S subunit protein S1B (EggNog:ENOG503NVFE; COG:J) — its product is MAVGKNKRLSKGKKGLKKKAQDPFARKDWYGIKAPAPFAIRDVGKTLVNRTTGLKNANDALKGRIVEVSLADLQKDEDHAFRKVKLRVDEVQGKNCLTNFHGLDFTSDKLRSLVRKWQTLIEANVTVQTTDHYLLRLFAIAFTKRRPNQIKKTTYAASSQIRAIRKKMTEIIQREASSCTLQQLTSKLIPEVIGREIEKATQGIYPLQNVHIRKVKLLKAPKFDLGALMALHGESSTDDAGQKVEREFKETVLESV